A region from the Felis catus isolate Fca126 chromosome F1, F.catus_Fca126_mat1.0, whole genome shotgun sequence genome encodes:
- the MSTO1 gene encoding protein misato homolog 1: MAGGAREVLTLQLGHFAGFVGAHWWNQQDAALCAPTGAKEPPGELCPDVLYRTGRTPHGQETYTPRLILMDLKGSLSSLKQEGGLYTDRQLDAAIAWQGKLTTHREELYPQIPGLQDLLSAEGVLSSDGIWRVKSIPNGKGPPPLTTAAAPKPFTPTEDSIRVWSDFLRVHLHPRSICMIQKYNHDGEAGRLEAFGQGESILKEPRCLEDVEDRLHFYVEECDHLQGFQILCDLHNGFSGLGAKAAELLRDEYSGRGIITWGLLPGPYSRGDPLKNIYRLLNTALGLVHMSAHSSLVCPLSLGGGLGLRPEPPVAFPHLHYDPALPFHCGAILATALDTVTAPYRLRSSPVFMAHLADMLNFSGKKVATAAATIPFPLAPGQSLPDALVQLGGAAAWTPLSACGSPSGTCCFAQSVVLRGLDRACHTSQLAPGTPLPSPLHACTTGEDVLAQYVQQQQPTVRSSAHLLLAPCMVAPPYPQLFSPGLSQHGLVVDGPPSGAAVESIPVLGALCSSSSLNRTLGDLARELTKLDVRRWASFLAAGVEQGDLDEALQELRSLAQCYRSGGGLVD, encoded by the exons ATGGCGGGCGGGGCCCGGGAGGTGCTCACGCTGCAGTTGGGCCACTTTGCGGGCTTCGTGGGAGCGCACTGGTGGAACCAGCAG GATGCTGCGCTGTGCGCCCCGACCGGTGCCAAGGAACCGCCGGGAGAGCTGTGTCCCGACGTCCTATACCGGACCGGCCGGACGCCCCACGGCCAGGAGACGTACACGCCTAGACTCATCCTCATGGATCTCAAGG GTAGCCTGAGCTCCCTAAAACAAGAAGGTGGACTCTACACGGACAGACAGCTGGATGCAGCAATAGCATG GCAGGGAAAGCTTACCACACACAGGGAGGAACTCTATCCCCAGATCCCTGGCCTCCAGGACCTTCTGAGTGCAGAG ggagtGTTGAGTAGTGATGGGATCTGGAGGGTCAAGTCCATTCCCAATGGCAAAG GTCCCCCACCGCTGACCACTGCTGCAGCCCCCAAACCATTCACCCCCACAGAGGACAGCATCAGAGTCTGGTCGGATTTCCTCCGGGTCCATCTACACCCCCGGAGCATCTGTATGATTCAGAAGTACAACCACGATGG GGAAGCAGGTCGCCTAGAGGCTTTCGGCCAAGGCGAGAGCATCCTGAAGGAGCCCCGGTGCCTGGAAGACGTGGAGGACAGGCTGCACTTCTACGTGGAGGAGTGTGATCACCTGCAG GGCTTCCAGATCCTGTGTGACCTGCACAACGGCTTCTCTGGACTAGGTGCCAAGGCCGCCGAGTTGCTACGAGACGAGTACTCAGGGCGGGGAATAATAACCTGGGGCCTGCTCCCTGGGCCCTACAGTCGTGGG gacCCCCTGAAAAACATCTATCGTCTGCTGAACACAGCGTTGGGCCTGGTGCACATGTCCGCCCACAGCTCTCTGGTCTGCCCCTTATCCTTGGGCGGGGGCCTGGGGCTGCGACCGGAGCCACCCGTCgccttcccccacctgcactATGAC CCCGCCCTGCCTTTCCACTGTGGTGCCATCCTGGCCACAGCCCTGGACACCGTCACTGCTCCGTACCGCCTCCGTTCCTCGCCAGTCTTCATGGCTCACCTGGCAGACATGCTGAACTTCTCTGGGAAGAAG GTGGCGACCGCAGCGGCCACCATCCCCTTCCCCTTGGCCCCAGGCCAGTCCCTTCCCGACGCTCTGGTGCAGCTGGGAGGGGCTGCCGCGTGGACCCCCCTGTCTGCATGTGGGAGCCCTTCTGGAACGTGCTGCTTCGCCCAGTCCGTGGTGCTGAGGGGTCTGGACAGAGCGTGCCACACCAG CCAGCTGGCCCCGGGGACCCCTCTGCCCTCGCCGCTGCACGCGTGCACCACTGGGGAAGACGTCCTGGCCCAGTATGTACAACAGCAGCAGCCCACAGTCAGGAG CTCTGCCCACTTGCTGCTGGCTCCCTGCATGGTGGCTCCCCCATACCCCCAGCTCTTCTCCCCAGGCCTCAGCCAGCACGGTTTGGTTGTGGATGGTCCCCCATCTGGGGCAG CCGTGGAGAGCATCCCAGTGCTTGgggccctctgctcctcctcgTCCTTGAACCGGACCCTGGGAGACCTGGCTAGAGAGCTCACCAAGCTCGATGTGCGGCGCTGGGCCAGCTTCCTGGCCGCCGGCGTGGAGCAGGGGGACCTGGACGAGGCCCTGCAGGAGCTGCGCAGCCTGGCCCAGTGCTACCGGAGTGGGGGTGGCCTCGTGGACTAA
- the DAP3 gene encoding 28S ribosomal protein S29, mitochondrial isoform X1 — protein sequence MLTRTSRLVSGARRLDPGRLLHAGSQAPQSLAAPLDNQAPDDSPRAVSRTSEKDPARHGEQHEGLHYNIPLQDMRTLFPHSLPPRFSMQVKTFSEACLMVRKPALELLHYLKNTNFAHPAVRYVLYGEKGTGKTLSLCHVIHFCAKQDWLILHVPDAHLWVKSCRSLLPSTYNKQRLDQPAEASIWLKNFKTTNERFLSQIKVQEKYVWNKRESTEKGSPLGEVVEQGIMRVKNATDAVGVVLRELKGQSSLGGFRLLVAVDGVNALWGKTTLKREDKSLVAPEELALVHNLRKMVKNDWHGGTIVLTLSQTGSLFKPRKAYLPQELLGKEGFDALDPFIPILVSNYSPKEFESCIQYYLENSWLQHEKAHTEEGKKELLFLSNANPGQLERLCAHL from the exons ATGCTGACCAGGACGTCAAGGCTCGTCTCCGGGGCCCGGCGG TTGGACCCTGGACGACTTTTGCACGCGGGGTCCCAGGCCCCCCAAAGCCTCGCCGCTCCCCTGGACAACCAGGCCCCAGATGATAGTCCCAGAGCAGTTTCCCGCACCAGTGAGAAGGACCCG GCCAGGCATGGGGAGCAGCATGAAGGTCTCCACTACAACATCCCCCTCCAGGACATGAGGACCCTGTTCCCCCACAGCCTGCCTCCTCGCTTTTCCATGCAG GTGAAAACATTCAGTGAAGCTTGTCTGATGGTAAGGAAGCCAGCCCTGGAGCTTCTGCATTACCTGAAAAACACCAATTTTGCCCACCCTGCTGTGCGGTATGTTCTCT atggggagaaagggacagGAAAAACCCTCAGTCTTTGCCATGTTATTCATTTCTGTGCAAAGCAGGACTGGCTGATCCTGCACGTTCCGGATG CTCATCTCTGGGTGAAGAGCTGCCGGAGTCTTCTGCCCTCCACCTACAACAAGCAGCGTTTGGACCAACCTGCAGAAGCTTCCATCTGGCTGAAGAATTTCAAAACTACAAACGAGCGTTTCTTGAGTCAG atAAAAGTTCAAGAGAAGTATGTCTGGAATAAGCGAGAGAGCACGGAGAAAGGCAGCCCTCTGGGAGAGGTGGTGGAACAG GGCATCATGCGGGTGAAGAACGCCACGGATGCAGTTGGGGTTGTTCTCAGAGAGCTCAAGGGTCAGAGTTCTTTGGGCGGGTTTCGCCTCCTGGTGGCAGTGGATGGAGTCAATGCTCTCTGGGGAAAGACCACActgaaaagagaagataaaagccTG GTGGCCCCCGAGGAGCTTGCGCTCGTGCACAACCTGAGGAAAATGGTGAAAAACGACTGG CATGGAGGCACCATTGTGTTGACTTTGAGCCAGACTGGATCCCTCTTCAAGCCGCGGAAGGCCTATCTGCCTCAGGAGCTGCTGGGCAAG gaGGGATTTGATGCCTTGGATCCCTTTATTCCCATCCTGGTTTCCAACTACAGCCCGAAGGAGTTCGAAAGTTGTATTCAGTATTACCTGGAGAACAGTTGGCTTCAACATGAGAAAG CTCacacagaagaagggaaaaaggagCTTCTGTTCCTGAGTAACGCAAACCCTGGACAGCTGGAGCGGCTGTGCGCCCACCTTTGA
- the DAP3 gene encoding 28S ribosomal protein S29, mitochondrial isoform X3 produces MLTRTSRLVSGARRLDPGRLLHAGSQAPQSLAAPLDNQAPDDSPRAVSRTSEKDPARHGEQHEGLHYNIPLQDMRTLFPHSLPPRFSMQVKTFSEACLMVRKPALELLHYLKNTNFAHPAVRYVLYGEKGTGKTLSLCHVIHFCAKQDWLILHVPDAHLWVKSCRSLLPSTYNKQRLDQPAEASIWLKNFKTTNERFLSQIKVQEKYVWNKRESTEKGSPLGEVVEQGIMRVKNATDAVGVVLRELKGQSSLGGFRLLVAVDGVNALWGKTTLKREDKSLVAPEELALVHNLRKMVKNDWHGGTIVLTLSQTGSLFKPRKAYLPQELLGKEGFDALDPFIPILVSNYSPKEFESCIQYYLENSWLQHEKGSGHGVE; encoded by the exons ATGCTGACCAGGACGTCAAGGCTCGTCTCCGGGGCCCGGCGG TTGGACCCTGGACGACTTTTGCACGCGGGGTCCCAGGCCCCCCAAAGCCTCGCCGCTCCCCTGGACAACCAGGCCCCAGATGATAGTCCCAGAGCAGTTTCCCGCACCAGTGAGAAGGACCCG GCCAGGCATGGGGAGCAGCATGAAGGTCTCCACTACAACATCCCCCTCCAGGACATGAGGACCCTGTTCCCCCACAGCCTGCCTCCTCGCTTTTCCATGCAG GTGAAAACATTCAGTGAAGCTTGTCTGATGGTAAGGAAGCCAGCCCTGGAGCTTCTGCATTACCTGAAAAACACCAATTTTGCCCACCCTGCTGTGCGGTATGTTCTCT atggggagaaagggacagGAAAAACCCTCAGTCTTTGCCATGTTATTCATTTCTGTGCAAAGCAGGACTGGCTGATCCTGCACGTTCCGGATG CTCATCTCTGGGTGAAGAGCTGCCGGAGTCTTCTGCCCTCCACCTACAACAAGCAGCGTTTGGACCAACCTGCAGAAGCTTCCATCTGGCTGAAGAATTTCAAAACTACAAACGAGCGTTTCTTGAGTCAG atAAAAGTTCAAGAGAAGTATGTCTGGAATAAGCGAGAGAGCACGGAGAAAGGCAGCCCTCTGGGAGAGGTGGTGGAACAG GGCATCATGCGGGTGAAGAACGCCACGGATGCAGTTGGGGTTGTTCTCAGAGAGCTCAAGGGTCAGAGTTCTTTGGGCGGGTTTCGCCTCCTGGTGGCAGTGGATGGAGTCAATGCTCTCTGGGGAAAGACCACActgaaaagagaagataaaagccTG GTGGCCCCCGAGGAGCTTGCGCTCGTGCACAACCTGAGGAAAATGGTGAAAAACGACTGG CATGGAGGCACCATTGTGTTGACTTTGAGCCAGACTGGATCCCTCTTCAAGCCGCGGAAGGCCTATCTGCCTCAGGAGCTGCTGGGCAAG gaGGGATTTGATGCCTTGGATCCCTTTATTCCCATCCTGGTTTCCAACTACAGCCCGAAGGAGTTCGAAAGTTGTATTCAGTATTACCTGGAGAACAGTTGGCTTCAACATGAGAAAG GTTCCGGACACGGTGTGGAGTAA
- the DAP3 gene encoding 28S ribosomal protein S29, mitochondrial isoform X2 — translation MYHNNCDFAAPPTKSMLTEWQLSVLVLLYISPICNEDENLSIAAAMLTRTSRLVSGARRLDPGRLLHAGSQAPQSLAAPLDNQAPDDSPRAVSRTSEKDPARHGEQHEGLHYNIPLQDMRTLFPHSLPPRFSMQVKTFSEACLMVRKPALELLHYLKNTNFAHPAVRYVLYGEKGTGKTLSLCHVIHFCAKQDWLILHVPDAHLWVKSCRSLLPSTYNKQRLDQPAEASIWLKNFKTTNERFLSQIKVQEKYVWNKRESTEKGSPLGEVVEQGIMRVKNATDAVGVVLRELKGQSSLGGFRLLVAVDGVNALWGKTTLKREDKSLVAPEELALVHNLRKMVKNDWHGGTIVLTLSQTGSLFKPRKAYLPQELLGKEGFDALDPFIPILVSNYSPKEFESCIQYYLENSWLQHEKAHTEEGKKELLFLSNANPGQLERLCAHL, via the exons CATGCTGACTGAATGGCAGCTCTCTGTGCTGGTTTTACTTTACATTTCCCCGATTTGTAATGAGGATGAAAATCTTTCC ATCGCAGCGGCGATGCTGACCAGGACGTCAAGGCTCGTCTCCGGGGCCCGGCGG TTGGACCCTGGACGACTTTTGCACGCGGGGTCCCAGGCCCCCCAAAGCCTCGCCGCTCCCCTGGACAACCAGGCCCCAGATGATAGTCCCAGAGCAGTTTCCCGCACCAGTGAGAAGGACCCG GCCAGGCATGGGGAGCAGCATGAAGGTCTCCACTACAACATCCCCCTCCAGGACATGAGGACCCTGTTCCCCCACAGCCTGCCTCCTCGCTTTTCCATGCAG GTGAAAACATTCAGTGAAGCTTGTCTGATGGTAAGGAAGCCAGCCCTGGAGCTTCTGCATTACCTGAAAAACACCAATTTTGCCCACCCTGCTGTGCGGTATGTTCTCT atggggagaaagggacagGAAAAACCCTCAGTCTTTGCCATGTTATTCATTTCTGTGCAAAGCAGGACTGGCTGATCCTGCACGTTCCGGATG CTCATCTCTGGGTGAAGAGCTGCCGGAGTCTTCTGCCCTCCACCTACAACAAGCAGCGTTTGGACCAACCTGCAGAAGCTTCCATCTGGCTGAAGAATTTCAAAACTACAAACGAGCGTTTCTTGAGTCAG atAAAAGTTCAAGAGAAGTATGTCTGGAATAAGCGAGAGAGCACGGAGAAAGGCAGCCCTCTGGGAGAGGTGGTGGAACAG GGCATCATGCGGGTGAAGAACGCCACGGATGCAGTTGGGGTTGTTCTCAGAGAGCTCAAGGGTCAGAGTTCTTTGGGCGGGTTTCGCCTCCTGGTGGCAGTGGATGGAGTCAATGCTCTCTGGGGAAAGACCACActgaaaagagaagataaaagccTG GTGGCCCCCGAGGAGCTTGCGCTCGTGCACAACCTGAGGAAAATGGTGAAAAACGACTGG CATGGAGGCACCATTGTGTTGACTTTGAGCCAGACTGGATCCCTCTTCAAGCCGCGGAAGGCCTATCTGCCTCAGGAGCTGCTGGGCAAG gaGGGATTTGATGCCTTGGATCCCTTTATTCCCATCCTGGTTTCCAACTACAGCCCGAAGGAGTTCGAAAGTTGTATTCAGTATTACCTGGAGAACAGTTGGCTTCAACATGAGAAAG CTCacacagaagaagggaaaaaggagCTTCTGTTCCTGAGTAACGCAAACCCTGGACAGCTGGAGCGGCTGTGCGCCCACCTTTGA
- the DAP3 gene encoding 28S ribosomal protein S29, mitochondrial isoform X4: protein MLTEWQLSVLVLLYISPICNEDENLSIAAAMLTRTSRLVSGARRLDPGRLLHAGSQAPQSLAAPLDNQAPDDSPRAVSRTSEKDPARHGEQHEGLHYNIPLQDMRTLFPHSLPPRFSMQVKTFSEACLMVRKPALELLHYLKNTNFAHPAVRYVLYGEKGTGKTLSLCHVIHFCAKQDWLILHVPDAHLWVKSCRSLLPSTYNKQRLDQPAEASIWLKNFKTTNERFLSQIKVQEKYVWNKRESTEKGSPLGEVVEQGIMRVKNATDAVGVVLRELKGQSSLGGFRLLVAVDGVNALWGKTTLKREDKSLVAPEELALVHNLRKMVKNDWHGGTIVLTLSQTGSLFKPRKAYLPQELLGKEGFDALDPFIPILVSNYSPKEFESCIQYYLENSWLQHEKAHTEEGKKELLFLSNANPGQLERLCAHL from the exons ATGCTGACTGAATGGCAGCTCTCTGTGCTGGTTTTACTTTACATTTCCCCGATTTGTAATGAGGATGAAAATCTTTCC ATCGCAGCGGCGATGCTGACCAGGACGTCAAGGCTCGTCTCCGGGGCCCGGCGG TTGGACCCTGGACGACTTTTGCACGCGGGGTCCCAGGCCCCCCAAAGCCTCGCCGCTCCCCTGGACAACCAGGCCCCAGATGATAGTCCCAGAGCAGTTTCCCGCACCAGTGAGAAGGACCCG GCCAGGCATGGGGAGCAGCATGAAGGTCTCCACTACAACATCCCCCTCCAGGACATGAGGACCCTGTTCCCCCACAGCCTGCCTCCTCGCTTTTCCATGCAG GTGAAAACATTCAGTGAAGCTTGTCTGATGGTAAGGAAGCCAGCCCTGGAGCTTCTGCATTACCTGAAAAACACCAATTTTGCCCACCCTGCTGTGCGGTATGTTCTCT atggggagaaagggacagGAAAAACCCTCAGTCTTTGCCATGTTATTCATTTCTGTGCAAAGCAGGACTGGCTGATCCTGCACGTTCCGGATG CTCATCTCTGGGTGAAGAGCTGCCGGAGTCTTCTGCCCTCCACCTACAACAAGCAGCGTTTGGACCAACCTGCAGAAGCTTCCATCTGGCTGAAGAATTTCAAAACTACAAACGAGCGTTTCTTGAGTCAG atAAAAGTTCAAGAGAAGTATGTCTGGAATAAGCGAGAGAGCACGGAGAAAGGCAGCCCTCTGGGAGAGGTGGTGGAACAG GGCATCATGCGGGTGAAGAACGCCACGGATGCAGTTGGGGTTGTTCTCAGAGAGCTCAAGGGTCAGAGTTCTTTGGGCGGGTTTCGCCTCCTGGTGGCAGTGGATGGAGTCAATGCTCTCTGGGGAAAGACCACActgaaaagagaagataaaagccTG GTGGCCCCCGAGGAGCTTGCGCTCGTGCACAACCTGAGGAAAATGGTGAAAAACGACTGG CATGGAGGCACCATTGTGTTGACTTTGAGCCAGACTGGATCCCTCTTCAAGCCGCGGAAGGCCTATCTGCCTCAGGAGCTGCTGGGCAAG gaGGGATTTGATGCCTTGGATCCCTTTATTCCCATCCTGGTTTCCAACTACAGCCCGAAGGAGTTCGAAAGTTGTATTCAGTATTACCTGGAGAACAGTTGGCTTCAACATGAGAAAG CTCacacagaagaagggaaaaaggagCTTCTGTTCCTGAGTAACGCAAACCCTGGACAGCTGGAGCGGCTGTGCGCCCACCTTTGA